From Pelotomaculum schinkii, one genomic window encodes:
- a CDS encoding glycyl-radical enzyme activating protein: MADVNDRNLVATVMNVQKFTVHDGPGIRTEIFFKGCPLKCLWCSNPEGIRNNPEVGVYGRRDCIGIDKCGWCINACPLSKENVLTVEDNKVVAIDREKCLNCLSCAKACPNDSLKIFGRQVTVPELMKVIMEDRSFYQKSGGGVTLSGGDPLVQWEFVVALLKECKRASIHTCVESELHCKTEVLDQVLPYTDLLMTDIKHMDSAKHRKYTGVSNKLILSNIGYAAIKGTPMIIRFPVVPGYNDDDENIKATAEFIIKYVGGCLRQVQLLPYRPLGVEKYEALGMEYTMKGSELTEPDSYLSRVRGLAEVFQSYGIPAAAGTTVKTK; this comes from the coding sequence ATGGCAGATGTTAATGATAGAAATCTTGTAGCAACGGTTATGAATGTGCAAAAGTTCACTGTCCATGATGGTCCAGGTATCAGGACGGAAATCTTCTTTAAAGGATGTCCGCTCAAATGTCTTTGGTGCAGCAACCCCGAAGGAATCAGGAATAATCCGGAGGTGGGGGTGTATGGAAGAAGAGATTGTATTGGAATAGACAAATGCGGCTGGTGTATCAATGCGTGCCCCCTTTCAAAGGAAAATGTTCTTACGGTTGAAGATAATAAGGTTGTTGCTATTGACAGAGAAAAGTGCCTTAATTGTCTTTCCTGCGCCAAAGCGTGTCCCAATGACAGCTTGAAGATTTTTGGACGACAGGTTACTGTTCCGGAGCTCATGAAGGTGATTATGGAGGATCGGTCGTTTTACCAGAAGTCGGGCGGCGGGGTTACATTGTCCGGAGGAGATCCGTTGGTGCAATGGGAATTCGTTGTAGCCTTGCTCAAGGAATGCAAACGAGCTAGTATCCATACCTGTGTCGAATCCGAACTGCACTGCAAAACTGAGGTTCTCGATCAGGTACTGCCGTATACCGATTTGCTCATGACGGATATCAAGCATATGGATTCCGCCAAGCATAGAAAATACACAGGTGTAAGCAACAAACTGATTCTCAGTAATATCGGATATGCAGCTATAAAGGGCACTCCGATGATTATTCGTTTCCCTGTAGTGCCCGGCTATAACGACGATGATGAGAATATAAAAGCTACCGCAGAATTCATTATCAAGTATGTTGGAGGTTGTCTGAGACAAGTCCAGTTATTGCCATACCGACCATTGGGCGTGGAAAAATATGAGGCTCTGGGCATGGAGTATACCATGAAAGGCTCTGAATTAACCGAACCGGATTCCTATTTGAGCAGGGTCAGGGGGTTGGCAGAGGTATTCCAGTCTTATGGCATTCCTGCCGCTGCTGGCACTACGGTTAAAACAAAGTAG
- a CDS encoding BMC domain-containing protein, whose amino-acid sequence MLGQKQHIVQESVPGKQVTLCHLIAHPDAGLSNKLGLCSENAIGIMTITPYEASIIAADCAIKTAAIELVVVDRFTGSLVITGGVSNLEAALTQANLFLAKVLGFETVQLTRS is encoded by the coding sequence ATGCTTGGACAAAAACAGCATATCGTGCAAGAATCTGTTCCTGGCAAGCAGGTGACGCTCTGCCATCTCATAGCTCATCCAGATGCCGGATTGTCAAACAAACTGGGGCTGTGTAGCGAAAATGCCATCGGAATTATGACAATTACTCCGTATGAGGCGAGCATCATTGCTGCAGACTGCGCAATCAAGACGGCGGCGATAGAACTTGTGGTAGTAGACAGATTTACCGGATCCCTGGTTATCACTGGGGGTGTCAGCAACCTTGAAGCTGCACTGACACAAGCCAATTTGTTTCTGGCAAAGGTATTGGGCTTTGAAACAGTGCAACTGACCCGATCGTAG
- the eutM gene encoding ethanolamine utilization microcompartment protein EutM: MAQDALGMIETRGLVACIEAADAMSKSANVLLVGYEKIGSGLVTVMVRGDVGAVKAATDAGAAAAQKVGEVVSVHVIPRPHTDTEKIIPQAV; the protein is encoded by the coding sequence ATGGCACAGGATGCATTGGGAATGATTGAAACACGCGGTCTGGTTGCATGCATTGAGGCTGCAGATGCCATGTCAAAATCTGCTAATGTATTGCTGGTTGGCTACGAAAAAATCGGATCAGGATTGGTCACAGTTATGGTGCGGGGTGACGTGGGTGCAGTGAAGGCGGCTACGGATGCTGGAGCTGCTGCGGCACAGAAGGTTGGCGAAGTAGTTTCCGTTCATGTAATTCCCCGTCCGCATACCGATACGGAAAAAATTATCCCGCAGGCGGTATAA
- a CDS encoding BMC domain-containing protein, translating into MKSSIGFIEYRSVARGLEATDAMLKNGTVELVQATVLCPGKFVSMVTGDIGAVESAVKRGIGYDPTFAISSFVIPNVHPSVLPALTATTTAAVTGALGIIETIDASSAVVAGDTAAKNANINLLEIRLARGMGGKGFVFLCGELTAVQTAVRTTEIKIGEEGLLIATSVIASPHPDLKF; encoded by the coding sequence ATGAAAAGTTCTATCGGTTTTATTGAGTATAGAAGCGTCGCAAGAGGGCTCGAAGCAACGGACGCTATGCTAAAAAACGGAACTGTAGAGTTGGTCCAAGCAACAGTGTTATGTCCTGGTAAATTCGTTTCCATGGTGACGGGAGACATAGGTGCGGTGGAGTCTGCCGTAAAACGAGGAATTGGATACGATCCCACTTTTGCGATATCCAGCTTTGTCATCCCCAACGTACACCCGTCTGTGCTGCCCGCGCTGACTGCCACCACAACGGCGGCTGTGACCGGCGCACTGGGTATAATTGAAACCATTGACGCATCCTCGGCAGTTGTTGCCGGGGATACTGCAGCCAAGAATGCCAATATCAACCTGCTGGAAATCAGATTGGCACGGGGAATGGGCGGCAAAGGATTTGTATTCCTCTGTGGCGAGCTGACGGCAGTGCAGACCGCAGTTCGGACAACGGAAATCAAAATAGGAGAAGAGGGTCTTCTCATTGCGACGTCGGTCATTGCCTCACCACATCCTGATCTAAAGTTCTAG
- a CDS encoding glycyl radical protein yields MQAMDAKQVEELVSKIMQQMSEGSRPSTATAAVFGSGDQSKLGAGGNEPFDKVYGIMDYTGKKLGSPFPRINKILQRIFDTERYVDDERAMLATQAYKMYDGDPQIIKQAKILAHVLENVKIAIHDDELLVGEIAAPCRASSIFPEFSYNWIVDEMKNHPWPKRVNDKFELTDEAERNLLSIAEYWKGKTIEEYVLNLLSDEETKGSCVGAKPVFHPNLFFYGGVGHIIPRYQVILGIGYGGLKNKIIDCMTKLDLTVPENLEKREFYVAQLIVLTGVKNYYMRYANLAREMAAKETDSKRKQELLTIADNCEWVSENPPRNFYEAIQLYYMATSIILIESNGQGVSYGRFDQVLYPFYEKDMKEGKTNKEFVGELIENLYLKIFEQMRLRDHATSELNTELGIGGPLLLVGGCDAEGNDATNDLTYLALEAHSHTQTPDPWFAVRWSENSPWEYKVKVINSICVGTGQPKIFNDEGIIPNCLNAGRTLAESRDYAVVGCVEIDSGGLEYGEHDAAYFSMPKVFELAINDGRCIDCTPACSRFAKCAGAGGSLGPKTGSLANFKSIEEVKKAYEIQMEYWVEKMVTFINACEIAHARLKPLPYASLLIEDCIANGKDVTAGGARYNFTGPQGIGVGTVADSLCTIKQLIFEGKKITGAELLKALQNNWKGYEALYTLINSDKVHHFGNDDDYADVLARYATDVYCNEVDKYKNTRGGIYHPGIYSVSANVGIGRVQGATPDGRLAQEAVSNCVGPVHTVVGCHDVKGPTAMAKSAAKLDHIRAGNGTLLNVRFSPACVSGETGRDNFIHYVDDYFQRKGLHCQFNIVNRATLRDAQAHPENYPTLLVRVAGYSAYFTKLSRELQDDLIGRNEYDSFD; encoded by the coding sequence ATGCAGGCTATGGATGCAAAACAGGTAGAGGAACTCGTTAGCAAAATTATGCAACAGATGTCCGAAGGCAGTCGCCCTTCAACAGCAACCGCAGCAGTCTTCGGCTCCGGCGACCAGAGCAAGCTGGGAGCAGGCGGCAATGAGCCGTTTGACAAAGTATACGGAATCATGGATTACACTGGTAAAAAGCTGGGTTCTCCGTTTCCGAGGATTAACAAGATTCTCCAACGGATCTTTGATACTGAGCGTTATGTCGACGATGAACGAGCAATGCTTGCGACCCAAGCGTACAAAATGTATGACGGTGATCCCCAAATCATTAAGCAGGCAAAAATTCTTGCGCATGTCCTTGAGAATGTTAAGATTGCAATTCACGACGACGAGCTGCTTGTAGGCGAAATTGCTGCTCCGTGCAGAGCATCATCCATTTTCCCGGAATTTTCTTACAACTGGATCGTGGATGAGATGAAGAATCACCCTTGGCCTAAAAGAGTTAATGACAAATTTGAGTTGACTGATGAGGCTGAACGGAATCTTCTTTCCATCGCTGAATACTGGAAGGGCAAGACTATTGAAGAGTATGTCCTTAACCTTCTTAGTGATGAGGAGACTAAAGGCTCCTGTGTTGGTGCAAAACCGGTATTCCACCCGAACCTCTTTTTCTATGGTGGCGTAGGCCACATCATCCCCAGATATCAGGTTATCCTTGGAATCGGTTATGGCGGATTGAAGAATAAAATAATCGATTGCATGACAAAGCTTGACCTCACCGTCCCCGAAAACCTAGAGAAAAGAGAGTTCTATGTTGCCCAGCTCATCGTTTTGACCGGAGTCAAGAACTACTACATGAGATATGCCAACCTTGCACGCGAAATGGCTGCAAAGGAAACTGACAGCAAGAGAAAGCAGGAGTTGCTGACCATTGCCGACAATTGCGAATGGGTTTCAGAGAATCCACCTAGAAATTTCTATGAAGCCATACAGCTTTACTACATGGCAACTTCGATTATCCTCATCGAATCCAACGGCCAGGGCGTTTCCTACGGCCGATTCGATCAGGTTCTCTATCCGTTCTATGAAAAGGATATGAAAGAAGGCAAGACTAATAAGGAATTTGTCGGAGAGCTGATTGAAAACCTCTACCTCAAGATTTTTGAACAAATGAGACTGAGAGACCATGCAACCTCTGAACTTAACACTGAGCTTGGCATAGGTGGTCCGCTCCTTCTAGTCGGCGGTTGTGACGCCGAAGGTAATGATGCTACCAATGACCTTACCTATCTGGCTCTAGAAGCCCATTCACATACCCAGACTCCTGACCCGTGGTTTGCCGTCAGATGGAGTGAAAATTCTCCGTGGGAGTACAAGGTGAAGGTCATTAATTCTATCTGCGTCGGAACTGGTCAGCCAAAGATTTTCAACGACGAAGGCATTATCCCAAACTGCCTCAATGCCGGAAGAACATTGGCCGAGTCCAGAGATTACGCGGTTGTTGGCTGCGTTGAGATCGATTCCGGCGGGCTGGAATATGGGGAACATGATGCGGCTTACTTCAGTATGCCGAAGGTATTTGAGCTTGCCATCAACGATGGCAGGTGCATCGACTGTACCCCTGCGTGCTCCAGATTCGCAAAGTGCGCGGGTGCAGGCGGCAGCCTTGGTCCCAAGACCGGAAGCTTGGCTAACTTCAAGTCCATCGAGGAGGTTAAGAAGGCCTACGAGATTCAGATGGAATACTGGGTCGAAAAGATGGTAACCTTTATCAATGCCTGCGAAATCGCACATGCCCGCCTGAAACCCCTGCCATATGCATCGCTCCTCATCGAGGATTGTATCGCAAACGGCAAAGATGTCACTGCCGGCGGCGCAAGATATAACTTTACGGGTCCACAGGGTATCGGTGTCGGAACCGTTGCCGACAGTTTGTGTACCATAAAGCAGCTCATCTTTGAAGGGAAAAAGATCACTGGTGCAGAGTTGCTCAAGGCACTCCAGAATAACTGGAAGGGTTATGAGGCGCTTTACACCCTCATTAACAGCGATAAGGTTCACCACTTTGGCAATGATGACGATTATGCTGACGTTCTTGCCAGATATGCAACCGACGTTTACTGTAACGAGGTTGACAAATATAAGAACACCAGAGGCGGCATCTATCACCCGGGTATCTACTCCGTATCCGCAAACGTCGGCATCGGACGAGTCCAAGGCGCAACACCAGACGGGCGTCTTGCTCAGGAAGCTGTATCCAACTGCGTAGGTCCGGTTCACACTGTTGTTGGATGCCATGATGTCAAGGGCCCAACCGCGATGGCCAAGTCGGCTGCAAAGCTCGACCACATTAGAGCGGGCAACGGCACTCTCCTCAATGTCAGATTCTCACCGGCTTGCGTATCCGGTGAAACTGGCCGGGATAACTTTATCCACTACGTGGATGACTACTTCCAGAGGAAGGGGTTGCACTGCCAGTTTAACATTGTCAATAGAGCTACCCTTCGCGATGCGCAGGCTCACCCGGAAAACTACCCAACTCTGCTCGTTCGTGTCGCCGGCTACAGCGCATACTTTACAAAGCTAAGCCGTGAGCTGCAGGATGACCTGATTGGCAGAAACGAATACGACTCGTTTGATTAA
- a CDS encoding 4Fe-4S dicluster domain-containing protein, producing MNLGKKIVELARQAGVVGAGGAGFPTHVKLNAQVEYLVVNGAECEPLITVDQVLILKYAARLAAMLERVRFELGAKEAIIGIKAKHKEVIAEAERVVAEYEDLRVKPLGDFYPAGDEYVLVFETTGRQIPQGGIPLECGVVVINVETLWNLAEAEEGRPVSQKWVTVAGAVANPGTYFVPLGVSTEEMLELAGGPTITKFAVINGGPMMGKLVRDLKEPVTKTTKGLLVLPETNPVIVNHFRPLTAILRQAQSMCCQCHMCTDLCPRNLLGYHINPNSTILSASYSWLVKGAPLAEALLCSECGACDMYACTMGLSPRRVNQMLKGELSRQGVKNPYKGQEATVSKWRPYRRIPTKRLLSRLCLTEYRSPVEIRSMQYHPKRVELMLKQHVGAPAAPVVAQDDWVEAGELIAKIPTENALGSNLYASISGRITKVLDDRICIDAKENSEVINR from the coding sequence GTGAATTTGGGCAAAAAAATCGTTGAACTAGCCCGGCAGGCAGGCGTGGTCGGTGCTGGCGGTGCTGGATTTCCGACCCATGTAAAGCTGAACGCCCAAGTCGAATATTTGGTAGTAAACGGCGCTGAATGCGAGCCGCTTATAACTGTGGATCAAGTTCTAATTTTGAAGTATGCGGCTAGACTTGCGGCTATGCTTGAGCGGGTTCGCTTCGAACTTGGCGCGAAGGAAGCTATCATTGGCATCAAGGCAAAGCATAAAGAGGTCATTGCGGAGGCCGAGCGTGTAGTGGCAGAGTATGAAGATCTGCGGGTGAAGCCATTGGGCGATTTCTACCCTGCAGGAGATGAATATGTGTTGGTTTTTGAGACGACAGGACGGCAGATCCCACAGGGTGGCATTCCGTTGGAGTGCGGTGTAGTCGTTATTAATGTAGAAACCCTTTGGAACCTTGCTGAGGCTGAAGAGGGCAGGCCGGTGAGCCAAAAGTGGGTGACCGTGGCTGGTGCGGTGGCAAATCCCGGTACATACTTTGTCCCACTGGGGGTTAGCACGGAAGAAATGCTTGAGCTGGCTGGCGGCCCGACGATTACAAAATTTGCAGTCATCAACGGTGGCCCCATGATGGGAAAGCTGGTCAGGGATTTAAAGGAGCCGGTTACCAAAACGACAAAGGGGCTGCTGGTGCTGCCCGAGACCAATCCGGTGATTGTCAATCATTTCAGACCACTCACGGCTATCCTGCGACAGGCACAGTCAATGTGCTGCCAATGCCATATGTGTACGGATTTGTGTCCCCGAAACCTGCTTGGGTATCATATTAACCCTAATAGTACGATTTTATCTGCAAGCTACAGCTGGCTGGTCAAAGGGGCGCCACTTGCAGAAGCGTTATTATGCTCTGAGTGCGGTGCATGCGATATGTACGCCTGTACCATGGGGCTTTCCCCAAGGCGGGTCAACCAGATGCTTAAAGGAGAACTTTCTCGACAGGGCGTTAAAAATCCATATAAGGGGCAGGAAGCCACGGTCAGCAAGTGGCGCCCCTATCGTCGCATTCCGACCAAGCGGTTGCTCTCCCGTTTGTGTCTGACAGAGTATCGCAGTCCGGTTGAGATACGAAGTATGCAATATCATCCGAAACGGGTGGAACTGATGCTCAAGCAACATGTTGGTGCGCCGGCGGCGCCGGTGGTCGCCCAGGACGATTGGGTGGAAGCGGGAGAACTGATTGCTAAAATCCCAACTGAGAACGCATTGGGCAGCAACTTGTATGCGAGCATTTCTGGTCGGATCACCAAAGTTTTGGATGATAGAATCTGCATTGATGCAAAGGAAAACAGCGAGGTGATAAACAGATGA
- a CDS encoding BMC domain-containing protein: protein MTAARIILAPGAAVIEMLCRRIHHEAKAKLEAHHFDAVGLIQTNIPNLYYYADIGQKAGNVLPIEINGNCPQHFSTLAFFGDTAAVSAAMQAVKNIEINNERSKNC, encoded by the coding sequence ATGACAGCAGCCCGTATCATCTTAGCGCCGGGCGCAGCGGTTATTGAAATGCTGTGCAGGCGAATACATCATGAAGCAAAAGCCAAGCTTGAAGCACATCATTTTGATGCCGTGGGCTTAATTCAGACCAACATTCCGAATTTGTATTATTATGCGGACATTGGGCAAAAGGCTGGTAATGTCCTCCCCATCGAAATCAACGGCAATTGCCCGCAGCATTTCAGTACACTTGCCTTCTTCGGCGATACGGCGGCAGTCAGCGCTGCTATGCAGGCGGTGAAAAATATTGAAATAAACAATGAAAGAAGTAAAAATTGCTAG
- a CDS encoding EutP/PduV family microcompartment system protein produces the protein MKCLIIGPSGSGKTTLCNALVGYWGVTRPTQMFKTVGNLIDTPGVYMEYPTLYQALIVSSQQADCVLLMIGSDQKGKPLPSGFAQSFPRPVIGIISKTDLGEAKLEHAKAVLADAGVKEPYFYISSRTLEGLDKLNQWIIRNHQERREHNGTGCIGND, from the coding sequence ATGAAATGTTTGATAATAGGACCGTCTGGCAGCGGCAAAACCACACTATGCAATGCCCTGGTGGGTTATTGGGGTGTGACAAGACCAACACAGATGTTCAAGACGGTTGGCAACCTCATTGATACGCCTGGTGTTTATATGGAATATCCCACGCTTTATCAGGCCTTGATTGTCAGTTCACAGCAAGCGGATTGTGTGCTTCTGATGATTGGTTCCGATCAAAAAGGGAAACCGCTGCCGTCTGGCTTTGCGCAGAGCTTTCCCAGACCGGTTATTGGGATCATCAGTAAAACAGATCTTGGTGAGGCAAAACTGGAACACGCAAAAGCTGTATTAGCGGATGCCGGAGTAAAGGAACCCTATTTTTATATTTCCAGCCGTACACTGGAAGGTTTGGACAAACTTAACCAGTGGATAATAAGGAATCACCAGGAAAGGAGAGAGCATAATGGCACAGGATGCATTGGGAATGATTGA
- the eutJ gene encoding ethanolamine utilization protein EutJ encodes MSQLEQANALISNLAQRMSGKPVLGTQSCVYLGVDIGTANVISVAVNNDGNPLAGEITAAHVVREGMVVDYFNAVQLVSRQIETLQERLGMDLSVAASAIPPGTENGNGKVTKNILEAVGLEVVTIIDEPTAAALVLGIENGVVVDVGGGTTGISIIKEGRVIYTGDEPTGGFQLDLVIAGGLGISIEEAEAKKREPNLQKSLLPVVRPVFEKVASITRKHLNGYETDALYLVGGTCAFPGFAGLMEKETGIKVYLPEMPLLVTPLGIALACKQIHGKEKQGS; translated from the coding sequence TTGAGTCAATTGGAGCAAGCTAATGCCTTAATATCTAATTTAGCACAAAGAATGAGTGGAAAACCAGTTCTTGGAACGCAGAGTTGTGTATATCTGGGTGTCGATATCGGTACGGCGAATGTCATTAGTGTTGCTGTTAACAACGACGGGAACCCTTTGGCGGGTGAAATCACTGCGGCTCATGTGGTCAGGGAAGGCATGGTTGTCGACTACTTTAATGCCGTCCAGTTGGTGAGTCGGCAAATTGAAACCCTACAGGAGCGACTCGGTATGGATTTATCCGTAGCTGCCTCCGCCATCCCGCCTGGAACTGAAAACGGAAACGGTAAGGTAACAAAAAATATTCTTGAGGCCGTAGGGTTGGAGGTCGTAACTATTATTGATGAGCCGACAGCCGCAGCTCTGGTACTGGGCATTGAAAACGGTGTGGTCGTCGATGTGGGCGGAGGGACAACCGGAATCTCTATTATAAAGGAAGGACGAGTAATTTACACCGGCGACGAGCCGACAGGCGGGTTCCAGTTGGATTTGGTGATTGCGGGTGGACTTGGAATATCCATCGAAGAAGCGGAAGCAAAAAAGCGGGAGCCGAATCTTCAGAAAAGTTTGTTGCCGGTCGTGAGGCCGGTGTTCGAAAAGGTGGCGTCCATTACAAGGAAGCATTTGAACGGCTATGAAACCGATGCGCTGTATCTGGTCGGAGGAACGTGTGCCTTTCCAGGGTTTGCAGGACTCATGGAAAAAGAAACTGGAATAAAGGTTTATTTGCCGGAAATGCCATTGCTGGTTACGCCACTGGGAATTGCGCTGGCGTGTAAACAAATTCATGGCAAAGAGAAACAAGGAAGTTGA
- the pduB gene encoding propanediol utilization microcompartment protein PduB yields MDKELIVQQVLNELRAQNAAKEVKEIAPKMAGSVDLNKCGMTEFVGTAMGDTIGLVIANLDESLHEILGIDKKYRSLGIIGARTGAGPHAISADEAVKASNTEVIIFETSNDTKGGGGHGNLIVFGAEEVSDARRAVEITLNSLSWAFGGVVGNEAGFLEVQYTARASHVLAKYFGAELGKAWGLINGCPASVGMLMADAAVKAADVKIVKHCSPGHNTCFTSEFTIFVTGDSGAVKQAVLAGKETAIKLLRTMGGEPEAMAKPYF; encoded by the coding sequence ATGGATAAAGAGTTAATTGTTCAACAGGTGTTAAATGAATTACGGGCGCAAAATGCAGCAAAAGAAGTCAAGGAGATAGCCCCTAAAATGGCCGGTTCCGTTGATCTAAATAAATGCGGCATGACGGAATTTGTTGGAACTGCGATGGGAGATACCATTGGACTTGTAATCGCCAATCTGGACGAAAGCCTGCACGAGATACTGGGCATTGATAAAAAGTACCGTTCTTTGGGTATCATTGGCGCTAGAACCGGTGCGGGGCCGCACGCAATTTCTGCGGATGAAGCGGTCAAGGCCAGCAATACAGAAGTAATTATCTTTGAAACCTCTAATGACACCAAGGGGGGCGGCGGCCATGGCAACCTGATTGTTTTTGGTGCTGAAGAGGTTTCTGATGCGAGGCGTGCCGTAGAAATCACACTTAATTCACTTAGTTGGGCCTTCGGAGGTGTAGTCGGCAATGAAGCAGGCTTCTTAGAGGTGCAATATACTGCTAGAGCTAGCCATGTACTTGCGAAATACTTTGGTGCAGAGCTTGGCAAAGCATGGGGCCTCATCAACGGATGTCCTGCGTCAGTTGGTATGCTGATGGCAGATGCGGCGGTCAAAGCTGCGGATGTAAAGATTGTTAAGCACTGTTCTCCGGGGCACAACACGTGCTTCACCAGCGAATTTACTATCTTTGTGACCGGCGATTCCGGGGCAGTCAAGCAGGCGGTTCTCGCTGGTAAGGAAACGGCTATTAAGCTGCTTCGTACCATGGGGGGCGAGCCTGAGGCCATGGCAAAACCGTATTTTTGA